The DNA sequence CAAAACACAATCAGCAAGCTGACAAACCAGAATAACATCTCCATAAATAGAACCACAAACTTTTGAAGAGTCAGACCAGCTGGACTTTTCAGGGACATACAGAAATCTCCTGTTATATTAACAGGATCCTGGTCAGTTAGAATCATAGTTGGGATAGCTGTGCTGCCAAATAACACAACCCAAACCAAGGAGGACATTACAACACTGAAGGCCAGGCTTTGTCCCAGCACCTTTCCACATGGTCTAACAATTTTGAAGAAGCGGTCCAGACTGATGAGACCCATTAGAGTAATGCTTGTGTACAAACAGCTGTAGAAAATGACATTGGAGTAACGGCACGCAAACGCCTTTAACTGCACTGTGGCTTTTGGGAGCATGCTAGCTCCCATCAGCGGGAGTGTCAGGGTCATGAGCAGGTCAGCAGCCACCAGGTTTTTCAGATACACTATGAAGGTGGATGTGGACCGGAGGTGGAGAGATACCCAGGCTGCTACGCCATTGAGCAGCAATGCAATGGGGAACAAGATGAAGAAGAGGTAGGAGACAGCCACGTTTCCGCTCGCAAGTCTGAAATGGGCACAACCCGAGGAGAGTTGTGATGAGTTGTTGGACATCATCATAGAGTCtggaatattaaaaaaaaacatatagaGATCAAAGAAAGATTGCAAACTAAGAGTTCTGTGAGTTTACAGCAGAATCAAATCAATGACTAACTACATCATGGTCTTTTTAGGTAGATTTCTTTACTATATTTCGAcaaattttgttaaaaaatgaagcAGACAGGAGACATTGCGGTTGTACTGCAATACGGATGACACGTGGGTTTCATGTAGACAAATTTGAGCAATTGCTACCAGGTTGCAACATTTTGTAATGCAAAAGAAACATCCTCCAGTTCCAGTGTAGATTGCTCAAAGGCCAAGGTCCAGGGTTATGAATTTAGCTGGAAATGACTCATGACTAGAACTTGTTTGGAACAGGGAACTACTGCTGTTAATGTTTCCAGCTTGCTGAGTTGAACCCGATTTGCATTTACCATTAGTTACAAGACATTTGCTACTATGATTTGGTTTTGAATGCTCAGCCAGAGCATTTGAATGTGCCCTGAATGCCGAACCTAACACTTCCACTTTTGACACTGAGTGACGGAAGTTACGCAGTTGCAATTTGTTTTCATCATActgaatacaaaaacacaaaactggtttgtattattttatcacATAGAGACATGCTGAATATACTACATAGACACACATTTTAGAGACGTCTGTTTTTGAGCTGTTGACCCTTCTGCACATCACATCTCAGTTGCTTCAAAGCTTCTTTTTGTCCTCttattaattgttttggatttaataaatataatcagTATCTGGATTCACCTCACCAGTGTATTCACTCTGaaattatacacatttattgtctatttgtgCATTTAAGCACCT is a window from the Thunnus thynnus chromosome 7, fThuThy2.1, whole genome shotgun sequence genome containing:
- the LOC137186868 gene encoding P2Y purinoceptor 13-like: MSNNSSQLSSGCAHFRLASGNVAVSYLFFILFPIALLLNGVAAWVSLHLRSTSTFIVYLKNLVAADLLMTLTLPLMGASMLPKATVQLKAFACRYSNVIFYSCLYTSITLMGLISLDRFFKIVRPCGKVLGQSLAFSVVMSSLVWVVLFGSTAIPTMILTDQDPVNITGDFCMSLKSPAGLTLQKFVVLFMEMLFWFVSLLIVFCYICITLKVLQSFRNSGSNNSHGKKKTKLRVFLILFVFFVCFLPLHMMRIPFTLYEIFGINVCVEAWMMLSHKFVLWVSTTNACLDPLLYMYLCREFKDKLSDMMKAGGICVGLYSGEREETSQ